The following proteins are encoded in a genomic region of Spirosoma sp. SC4-14:
- a CDS encoding M81 family metallopeptidase: MKQIMLGCAALIFAAGWALGQASASQKQTNLPRIAIAGLGIESSTFSPAVTHEEAFHARYSAEVFNAYPFMMPISPLRKKAAWFPTVVGKSLPGGAVTREAYESLVHKMLDSLKKYAPYDGLYFDIHGAMSVKGLDDPEGDLITRIRQVIGYKTLISTSMDLHGNVSWRLAQNTDLMTCYRMAPHEDAMQTKERAVVNLLERIKSGKGKPAYKALITVPILLPGEKTSTRIEPGKSLYQQVAPLADKQEGIVDAGIWIGYAWADEPRNHAAVMVTGDDKQKVTQVAEKLARSFWDVRSQFDFVAPVGTLEQCLAKALASPIHPFFISDTGDNPTAGGAGDVTWTLTQILNRPEFQRADGPSLIYASLPDPELVKKAIAAGVGGKVEGTAGANVDARFAPPVKLKGTVEAIVKGDKDAEVEVVVNVGSVHIIVTQKRKPYHKENDFTRLSLKPRESDIVVVKIGYLEPELYAMRADWIMALTPGGVDQDLFRLPYKRIERPMFPFDKDMKTPDLSAKWVPMSGEAR; this comes from the coding sequence ATGAAACAGATCATGTTAGGATGTGCGGCATTGATTTTTGCCGCTGGCTGGGCATTGGGCCAGGCGTCTGCAAGCCAAAAGCAGACGAACTTACCCCGAATTGCCATTGCTGGATTAGGGATCGAATCCAGTACGTTTTCGCCTGCCGTCACGCACGAAGAAGCTTTTCATGCCCGCTACAGTGCTGAGGTGTTCAATGCCTATCCGTTTATGATGCCCATATCGCCTTTGCGCAAAAAGGCCGCCTGGTTTCCAACAGTTGTGGGGAAGTCGTTGCCGGGCGGAGCCGTAACCCGTGAAGCCTACGAATCGCTGGTTCATAAGATGCTGGATTCGCTCAAAAAATATGCGCCCTACGATGGCCTGTATTTCGACATTCATGGGGCCATGAGTGTGAAGGGACTCGACGATCCGGAAGGTGATCTGATTACCCGAATTCGACAGGTAATTGGGTATAAGACGCTCATTTCTACCTCAATGGATTTGCACGGTAACGTATCCTGGCGACTGGCTCAGAACACTGATCTGATGACCTGTTACCGTATGGCTCCTCATGAAGATGCCATGCAGACTAAAGAGCGGGCTGTTGTGAATTTGCTCGAACGCATCAAAAGCGGTAAAGGGAAACCGGCCTATAAAGCGCTGATAACCGTGCCAATTCTGTTGCCGGGAGAGAAAACCAGTACCCGCATTGAACCTGGTAAGAGTTTGTATCAGCAGGTAGCACCACTAGCCGACAAGCAGGAAGGTATTGTTGATGCTGGTATCTGGATTGGGTATGCCTGGGCCGATGAACCACGCAATCATGCCGCCGTGATGGTTACCGGCGACGATAAGCAGAAAGTTACCCAGGTGGCCGAAAAACTGGCGCGCAGTTTCTGGGATGTTCGGTCGCAGTTCGATTTTGTGGCGCCGGTCGGTACGTTGGAGCAGTGTCTGGCCAAAGCGCTTGCCAGCCCAATACATCCGTTCTTTATCAGCGACACGGGCGATAACCCAACTGCGGGTGGTGCTGGCGATGTTACCTGGACACTGACGCAGATTCTGAATCGCCCGGAGTTTCAGCGGGCCGATGGCCCATCCTTAATTTATGCCTCGCTTCCTGATCCGGAATTAGTGAAAAAAGCTATTGCCGCTGGCGTTGGAGGTAAGGTAGAAGGAACCGCAGGAGCTAACGTCGATGCGCGTTTTGCACCACCGGTAAAGTTAAAAGGTACGGTTGAAGCTATCGTGAAAGGCGACAAAGATGCCGAGGTGGAAGTGGTCGTGAACGTGGGTAGCGTGCATATAATTGTCACCCAGAAACGGAAGCCCTATCACAAGGAAAATGATTTCACCCGCCTGAGTCTAAAGCCCCGCGAATCGGATATAGTGGTTGTGAAAATCGGCTATCTCGAACCCGAACTATATGCCATGCGAGCCGACTGGATTATGGCACTTACACCTGGCGGTGTCGATCAGGATTTGTTCCGGTTGCCGTATAAACGCATCGAGCGGCCCATGTTTCCGTTCGACAAAGACATGAAAACCCCGGATTTGTCGGCCAAATGGGTGCCGATGTCGGGCGAGGCTCGGTAA
- a CDS encoding nitronate monooxygenase produces the protein MNWNNELTNLLSIKYPIVQAPMLGVTTPAMVAAVANRGGLGSLPVGGLSPQQTSDLIRQTKGLTSKPFAVNLFAHDIPSIDVAEAEAMQVYLSDFCYTHQLPYEPVDLKTLRFYAYQEQIEVLIREQIPVVSFTFGIIDDESMARLKAAGSRLIANATSVAEAQFMSEKNIDAITIQGIEAGGHRGSFLATDSLPMVGLMALLPQVASQVRKPLLAAGGIYNGTTIKAAMMLGASGVQIGTAFIASPESKAIAAYKDRILRATETDTRLTRSFSGRWARGIINTFMESVDRSGLAIPAYPIQNSITTQLRAVAQSQNNAEFTNMWAGQSASTTKAKPTGEIFDELIAETERLQMD, from the coding sequence ATGAATTGGAATAATGAACTGACAAATTTACTGTCGATTAAGTATCCAATTGTACAGGCTCCAATGCTTGGCGTGACAACGCCAGCTATGGTGGCTGCTGTTGCGAATCGGGGAGGATTGGGGTCGCTACCCGTAGGTGGGCTATCGCCACAACAGACATCAGATCTGATTCGTCAAACAAAAGGACTGACTAGCAAGCCGTTTGCCGTCAATCTGTTTGCTCATGATATACCATCCATCGACGTTGCCGAAGCCGAAGCCATGCAGGTGTATCTTAGTGATTTTTGTTATACGCATCAGTTGCCGTATGAGCCTGTTGATCTGAAAACGCTACGGTTCTATGCTTATCAGGAGCAGATTGAGGTCCTTATTCGGGAACAAATTCCGGTGGTTAGTTTCACATTTGGCATCATCGACGACGAATCGATGGCGCGGCTGAAAGCAGCAGGCAGTAGGCTGATTGCCAACGCTACCTCGGTTGCCGAAGCCCAATTTATGAGCGAAAAGAATATCGACGCCATAACCATTCAGGGCATTGAAGCGGGCGGGCATCGGGGATCATTTTTAGCTACCGATTCGCTGCCAATGGTTGGGCTGATGGCCTTACTACCGCAGGTAGCTAGTCAGGTACGGAAGCCATTGCTGGCCGCGGGTGGAATTTACAACGGCACGACGATAAAAGCCGCCATGATGCTGGGAGCTTCCGGGGTTCAGATCGGAACCGCTTTTATTGCAAGCCCTGAAAGTAAAGCCATTGCTGCTTATAAAGATCGAATCTTGAGAGCAACTGAGACCGATACAAGGCTTACCCGTTCATTTTCTGGACGATGGGCGCGCGGAATTATCAATACATTTATGGAATCGGTCGATCGCTCGGGGCTGGCTATTCCTGCCTATCCGATTCAGAACAGCATAACAACCCAATTACGGGCAGTTGCTCAAAGCCAGAATAACGCCGAATTCACGAATATGTGGGCAGGTCAGTCGGCTTCTACTACCAAAGCCAAACCAACGGGTGAGATCTTCGACGAACTGATTGCCGAAACAGAACGTCTCCAGATGGATTGA
- a CDS encoding phosphatase, with the protein MKLAAIDIGSNAARLQISTVLHNDNVVSFKRVEYVRFPLRLGHDVFNFGELTPESEARTAKLMQVYKLLMELHEVEDYMACATSAMRESSNGHDVAKRIEAETGIKIHIIDGQKEAELINNVVVQALDDQQFLHIDVGGGSTELNLYKNRQKINSKSFKIGSVRLLEGKETKGAWRKIEDWVEDNIDSTEELIAVGTGGNISKLFNLASKISETETTRAEIERIRNYIAGFDQEDRINKLRLNADRADVIVPAADIYISVMRWAGANRIIVPDLGLKDGIIQLVYAQLKKRKHLP; encoded by the coding sequence ATGAAACTAGCTGCCATCGATATAGGTTCCAATGCAGCCCGTCTGCAAATTTCTACTGTACTCCATAATGATAATGTCGTGAGTTTCAAACGGGTCGAATATGTTCGATTTCCGCTCCGGCTGGGTCACGATGTATTCAATTTTGGTGAGCTCACACCCGAAAGTGAGGCCCGAACCGCCAAGCTGATGCAGGTCTATAAGTTATTGATGGAACTGCACGAAGTAGAAGACTACATGGCCTGTGCAACATCGGCCATGCGCGAATCCTCAAACGGCCACGATGTTGCCAAACGGATTGAAGCTGAAACCGGCATAAAAATTCATATTATCGACGGCCAGAAAGAAGCCGAACTGATCAATAACGTAGTTGTTCAGGCGCTCGACGACCAGCAATTTCTGCATATCGACGTGGGGGGGGGCAGCACCGAGTTGAATCTATACAAAAACCGGCAAAAGATTAATTCCAAATCGTTTAAAATTGGATCGGTGCGATTACTGGAAGGCAAAGAAACCAAAGGAGCCTGGCGAAAAATTGAAGATTGGGTCGAAGACAATATCGATTCGACTGAAGAACTAATTGCCGTTGGTACGGGTGGTAATATTAGCAAACTGTTCAATCTGGCATCTAAAATATCCGAAACAGAAACCACTCGCGCCGAAATAGAACGCATCCGTAATTACATTGCGGGCTTCGACCAGGAAGATCGCATCAACAAGTTGCGCCTGAATGCCGACCGCGCCGATGTAATTGTACCAGCCGCCGACATTTATATTTCAGTGATGCGCTGGGCCGGTGCCAATAGAATTATTGTTCCTGATCTGGGGCTGAAAGATGGGATTATCCAACTGGTTTATGCTCAGTTGAAAAAGCGGAAGCATTTGCCCTAA
- a CDS encoding fasciclin domain-containing protein has translation MKTFKLFFSLLILLMIGQRSFAQEKTVTVGGAPMYPSKNIIENAVNSKDHTTLVAAVKAAGLVETLSGPGPFTVFAPTNKAFDKLPKGTVETLVKPENKATLTGILTYHVVSGKMSAEDLMKAIKDGGGKATLTTVAGGTLTAMQKGKKIELTDAKGDVATVTIPDVFQSNGVIHVIDTVLLPN, from the coding sequence ATGAAAACGTTCAAACTTTTTTTTTCGCTACTTATTTTGTTGATGATCGGTCAACGTTCATTTGCTCAGGAGAAAACGGTAACTGTTGGTGGAGCTCCTATGTATCCATCAAAGAATATTATTGAGAATGCCGTAAACTCCAAAGATCACACTACGCTTGTGGCAGCCGTCAAGGCTGCGGGGCTGGTCGAAACGTTGTCGGGCCCAGGTCCCTTCACAGTATTTGCGCCTACGAACAAAGCCTTTGACAAACTCCCAAAAGGTACTGTTGAAACGCTGGTAAAGCCCGAAAACAAAGCTACACTGACCGGTATCTTAACGTACCACGTTGTATCGGGTAAAATGAGTGCCGAAGACCTGATGAAAGCCATTAAAGATGGCGGTGGAAAAGCAACACTCACTACGGTTGCCGGTGGTACGTTGACAGCGATGCAAAAAGGCAAAAAAATTGAATTGACTGACGCCAAAGGTGACGTAGCAACGGTTACAATCCCGGATGTTTTCCAGTCCAATGGTGTCATTCACGTAATCGATACGGTGCTATTGCCAAACTAA
- the metH gene encoding methionine synthase, with the protein MTLLTELLQKRILVLDGAMGTMIQRYNLTEADYRGERFKDYTHDVKGNNDLLSITKPQIIQEIHKQYLEAGADIIETNTFSGTSIAMADYHMEALAYELNYESARIAKEVAQQVTSREPEKPRFVAGAMGPTNRTASLSPDVNNPGYRAVTFDELVDAYYEQVSGLVEGGADLLLVETIFDTLNAKAALFAIDRYFVDKGKEPLPIMVSGTITDASGRTLSGQTTEAFLYSVSHLPLLSVGLNCALGAELMRPYIQTLAKEAPFFTSAYPNAGLPNEFGEYDETPESMAAQVEGFIRDGFVNIVGGCCGSTPDHIQAIAQAAAKYRPRPLPKPDPYQKLSGLEPLKITEQTNFLNIGERTNVTGSKKFARLIKEGNYDEALSIARGQVEGGAQVIDVNMDEGMLDSVEAMTTFLNLIASEPDIARVPIMIDSSKWEVIEAGLKCVQGKAIVNSISLKEGEEAFIERARLIKRYGAATVVMAFDENGQADSYERRIEICERAYRILVDKVNFAPQDIIFDPNILTVATGIDEHNNYAVDFINATRWIKENLPLAKVSGGVSNISFSFRGNDVVREAMHSAFLYHAIRAGLDMGIVNAGQLEVYDNIPKDLLERCEDVLLNRRDDATERLVEFAETVKAKGKAVVQDESWRNEPVRERLKYALIKGITDYIDQDVEEIRLQVERPLHVIEGPLMDGMNVVGDLFGEGKMFLPQVVKSARVMKKAVAYLTPFIEAEKAPKPPKGAYHYQTADPILYGLLKEFVLNNRKLPTQAEDILWNALSGKKLEGYKFRRQHIVGPYIADFICLAQNLIVEVDGLIHQLPDHQVSDAERTQWLNKEGFRVIRVTNYEVTNQLEAILDRILGELNAPSLGAGGPAGKILLATVKGDVHDIGKNIVGVVLGCNNYEVIDLGVMVPTQKILDEARKHNVDIIGLSGLITPSLDEMVSVAKEMERQGFKLPLLIGGATTSRTHTAVKIDPHYSGPVIHVLDASRSVPVAGRLISEQQATRQEIFESIKTEYAKLREDHARRRQEKASLTIEKARNNRTPIDWSNFEPTKPAFLGNRYFDDYSIAELVNYIDWTPFFQTWQLHGKYPAIFEDATVGKEARQLFDDANRLLGEIVDKKLLQAKAVVGFYPANSADDDVILHEFEEQIRDIPCERHGSHRHIEYKISRAQSQTVVSPAGELIYDTKTVLHFLRQQNQKAPGLPNFCLSDFVAPLESGREDYIGGFAVTAGIGIEALLDKYEREHDDYNSIMVKALADRLAEAFAERMHERVRTEFWPYATGEKFTNDELIKETYQGIRPAPGYPACPDHTEKGTLFDLLDANKIGIELTESYAMYPASSVSGFYFSHPESKYFAVGKINKDQVFDYALRKNMPVEEIERWLAPVLSYDA; encoded by the coding sequence TTGACACTACTTACTGAGCTTCTACAAAAGCGGATTCTTGTTCTCGACGGTGCCATGGGAACAATGATTCAGCGCTATAACCTCACTGAGGCCGATTATCGGGGTGAGCGTTTTAAAGACTATACACACGATGTAAAAGGAAATAATGATTTGCTCTCGATTACGAAACCGCAGATCATTCAGGAAATTCATAAACAGTATCTGGAAGCAGGGGCCGATATTATCGAAACCAATACCTTCAGCGGCACTTCCATCGCCATGGCCGATTATCATATGGAAGCGCTGGCCTATGAACTGAACTACGAATCGGCCCGTATTGCGAAAGAGGTAGCGCAGCAAGTGACTAGCCGGGAGCCCGAAAAACCACGGTTTGTTGCCGGTGCTATGGGCCCAACTAACCGAACAGCCTCGCTCTCGCCGGATGTAAACAATCCGGGCTACCGCGCCGTAACGTTCGACGAACTGGTAGATGCCTATTATGAGCAGGTTAGCGGCCTGGTTGAGGGAGGAGCCGACCTGTTGCTGGTCGAAACCATTTTCGATACACTCAATGCCAAAGCAGCTTTGTTTGCCATTGACAGGTATTTTGTCGATAAAGGGAAAGAGCCACTACCCATCATGGTGTCGGGTACTATTACCGATGCGTCGGGCCGAACATTGTCGGGGCAAACTACCGAAGCCTTTTTGTATTCGGTATCGCACCTGCCGTTGTTAAGTGTTGGCCTGAACTGTGCGCTTGGTGCCGAACTGATGCGGCCCTATATTCAGACACTCGCCAAAGAAGCTCCATTTTTTACATCGGCTTATCCTAACGCAGGTTTGCCCAACGAATTTGGTGAGTATGACGAAACGCCCGAGAGTATGGCGGCTCAGGTCGAAGGCTTTATTCGCGATGGGTTCGTCAATATTGTTGGCGGCTGCTGTGGCTCCACGCCCGATCATATCCAGGCTATTGCGCAGGCTGCCGCAAAATACCGGCCCCGGCCATTACCTAAGCCCGACCCCTACCAGAAACTAAGTGGTCTGGAACCGCTGAAAATTACGGAACAAACCAACTTTCTGAACATTGGCGAGCGGACCAACGTAACTGGCTCGAAGAAGTTTGCCCGGCTCATTAAGGAAGGCAATTACGACGAGGCCCTGAGTATTGCCCGTGGCCAGGTTGAAGGAGGGGCGCAGGTTATCGACGTCAATATGGACGAAGGGATGCTCGATTCGGTCGAAGCCATGACTACCTTCCTCAACCTGATTGCGTCGGAACCCGATATTGCCCGCGTACCAATCATGATCGACTCATCGAAATGGGAGGTTATTGAAGCAGGGCTGAAGTGCGTACAGGGTAAAGCAATTGTTAACTCCATTTCGTTGAAAGAAGGAGAAGAAGCGTTTATTGAACGCGCCCGACTTATTAAACGATACGGAGCGGCTACGGTTGTGATGGCTTTCGATGAGAACGGCCAGGCCGATAGTTATGAGCGACGGATTGAGATTTGCGAACGGGCCTACCGGATTCTGGTCGACAAAGTTAACTTTGCTCCGCAGGATATTATTTTCGATCCGAATATTCTGACTGTGGCTACTGGTATTGACGAGCACAACAATTATGCGGTCGATTTCATTAACGCTACCCGCTGGATCAAAGAAAACCTGCCGCTGGCCAAAGTGAGTGGTGGTGTTTCGAATATATCGTTCAGCTTTCGGGGAAACGATGTGGTGCGCGAAGCGATGCACTCGGCCTTTTTGTACCATGCCATTCGGGCCGGACTCGATATGGGCATCGTGAATGCTGGTCAGTTGGAGGTGTATGACAACATTCCAAAAGATCTGCTGGAACGCTGTGAGGATGTATTACTTAACCGTCGCGACGATGCTACCGAACGATTGGTTGAGTTTGCCGAAACCGTTAAGGCAAAAGGCAAGGCGGTGGTTCAGGACGAAAGCTGGCGAAACGAGCCGGTTCGGGAGCGGCTAAAATATGCGCTCATCAAGGGAATTACTGATTATATCGATCAGGACGTTGAGGAAATCCGGCTTCAGGTCGAACGCCCACTGCACGTGATCGAAGGGCCGCTGATGGATGGCATGAACGTAGTTGGCGATCTGTTTGGCGAAGGAAAAATGTTTCTGCCGCAGGTTGTGAAATCGGCACGGGTCATGAAAAAAGCGGTTGCCTATCTCACCCCATTTATTGAAGCGGAGAAAGCCCCCAAACCCCCAAAGGGGGCTTATCATTACCAAACGGCCGATCCAATTCTTTATGGATTGCTGAAAGAGTTTGTATTAAACAATCGGAAATTGCCGACACAAGCAGAAGATATTCTGTGGAATGCCCTTAGTGGGAAAAAGTTGGAAGGATATAAATTCCGCAGACAGCATATTGTCGGCCCATATATTGCCGATTTCATATGTCTGGCTCAGAACCTTATTGTTGAAGTTGATGGATTGATTCATCAACTTCCCGATCATCAGGTTTCCGATGCAGAAAGAACCCAGTGGTTAAATAAGGAAGGATTTCGGGTAATTCGAGTTACAAATTATGAGGTTACCAACCAATTAGAGGCAATTCTCGACAGAATCCTGGGTGAGCTAAATGCTCCCTCTTTGGGGGCTGGGGGGCCAGCCGGGAAAATTCTGCTGGCTACGGTGAAGGGCGACGTTCACGATATTGGTAAAAATATCGTTGGGGTTGTGCTGGGCTGTAACAACTACGAAGTTATTGACCTGGGCGTGATGGTGCCAACCCAGAAAATTCTGGACGAAGCCCGTAAACACAATGTCGATATTATTGGGCTGAGCGGTTTGATTACGCCATCGCTCGACGAAATGGTGAGTGTAGCCAAAGAAATGGAGCGGCAGGGGTTCAAGCTACCGCTGCTGATCGGTGGTGCCACTACCTCCCGGACGCACACGGCTGTTAAGATCGATCCGCATTATTCGGGCCCCGTTATTCACGTGCTCGATGCGAGCCGGAGTGTGCCGGTAGCTGGTCGGCTAATAAGTGAACAACAGGCAACACGTCAGGAGATTTTCGAAAGCATTAAGACCGAATACGCCAAATTACGTGAAGACCACGCCCGTCGGCGTCAGGAAAAAGCCAGTCTGACTATCGAAAAAGCACGGAATAACCGTACGCCGATAGACTGGAGCAATTTTGAGCCTACCAAACCTGCTTTTCTGGGGAATCGCTATTTCGATGATTATTCCATTGCCGAACTGGTGAACTATATCGACTGGACCCCTTTCTTCCAAACCTGGCAGTTGCATGGTAAGTATCCGGCTATTTTTGAGGATGCTACTGTTGGTAAAGAAGCACGTCAGTTGTTCGACGATGCTAACCGGCTTTTAGGGGAAATCGTTGATAAAAAATTGTTGCAGGCAAAAGCCGTAGTTGGGTTTTATCCGGCTAATTCGGCCGACGATGATGTGATTCTGCACGAGTTTGAAGAGCAGATTCGGGATATTCCGTGCGAACGGCACGGATCGCACCGGCACATCGAATATAAGATTAGCCGTGCCCAGTCGCAGACGGTAGTAAGTCCGGCCGGAGAGTTGATTTATGATACCAAAACCGTACTTCACTTCCTGCGGCAACAGAACCAGAAAGCACCCGGACTGCCTAATTTTTGCCTTTCCGATTTCGTTGCTCCTCTGGAGAGTGGTCGGGAGGACTACATTGGCGGCTTTGCCGTAACGGCTGGTATTGGTATTGAGGCCTTGCTCGATAAATACGAACGCGAGCACGACGATTATAACAGCATTATGGTGAAAGCCCTTGCCGACCGGCTGGCCGAAGCATTTGCCGAACGGATGCATGAGCGGGTTCGGACGGAGTTTTGGCCCTATGCTACTGGTGAGAAATTCACAAACGACGAACTGATCAAAGAAACCTATCAGGGAATCCGTCCGGCACCGGGTTATCCGGCCTGTCCCGATCATACCGAAAAAGGAACCTTGTTTGACTTGCTCGATGCTAACAAGATCGGCATCGAGCTTACCGAAAGTTATGCGATGTATCCGGCTTCGTCGGTGAGCGGTTTTTACTTTTCGCACCCTGAGTCGAAGTATTTTGCTGTTGGTAAGATCAACAAAGATCAGGTGTTCGACTATGCGCTACGGAAAAATATGCCAGTTGAAGAAATTGAACGTTGGCTGGCGCCGGTGCTGAGCTATGATGCGTAA
- a CDS encoding amidohydrolase family protein, whose translation MKTFTLAIAGLLVAGFSFAQTTPPKRPLPIIDVHVHAMKVNPGFAIEMCPWFLRDMPGGDPNQQMRAFLNTECVDPLQPAKSDAEMEKAVLETMERLNMTIVAYGDPQILHRWKKAAPDRVIPGIGVSSPDEMSVKAFTDSLSSGFYQVMGEVAPQYRGLSPSDMSLDEYFAAAEKLNIPVGIHMGTGGNGMANINQGKYRASLGRPFLLEDMLARHPKLKIWVMHAGYPMIDEMIALMGANAYVYVDLAGFIWSYPQAEIHAYLKRLVQAGFGKRILYGTDFMMWPKLFETSISVIENADYLSFDQKRDIMFNNAVRFFRLDPKKFKY comes from the coding sequence ATGAAAACCTTTACGCTGGCAATAGCGGGCCTACTTGTCGCGGGCTTTTCATTTGCCCAGACCACCCCACCCAAACGGCCGCTTCCTATCATCGACGTGCACGTACACGCGATGAAGGTAAATCCGGGTTTTGCCATTGAAATGTGTCCCTGGTTTTTAAGAGACATGCCAGGTGGAGACCCCAATCAGCAAATGCGGGCTTTCCTCAATACTGAATGTGTCGATCCGCTACAACCAGCCAAATCGGATGCAGAGATGGAGAAAGCCGTACTGGAAACGATGGAGCGGCTCAATATGACCATTGTAGCCTATGGCGATCCGCAGATTCTGCACCGATGGAAAAAAGCGGCTCCCGACCGGGTAATTCCGGGTATTGGCGTCAGCTCGCCCGATGAAATGAGTGTTAAAGCATTTACCGACTCGCTATCGTCGGGCTTTTATCAGGTTATGGGCGAAGTAGCTCCCCAGTACAGAGGGCTTTCACCGAGCGATATGAGCCTGGACGAATACTTTGCAGCCGCCGAAAAATTGAATATTCCCGTTGGTATTCACATGGGAACGGGCGGCAACGGAATGGCCAATATTAACCAGGGCAAGTATAGGGCCTCGCTGGGACGACCATTTCTGCTCGAAGATATGCTGGCCCGGCATCCGAAACTGAAGATTTGGGTAATGCATGCAGGCTACCCAATGATCGACGAGATGATTGCCCTGATGGGAGCCAATGCCTACGTATACGTCGATCTGGCGGGTTTTATCTGGAGCTATCCTCAGGCCGAAATCCATGCGTACCTCAAACGACTGGTGCAGGCTGGTTTTGGCAAACGGATATTATATGGTACTGATTTTATGATGTGGCCAAAGTTATTTGAAACTTCCATCAGCGTAATCGAAAATGCTGATTATCTATCGTTCGATCAGAAGCGGGATATTATGTTCAACAATGCCGTTCGCTTTTTCCGGTTAGATCCCAAGAAGTTTAAATACTAG
- a CDS encoding adenosine deaminase, with translation MILRIVTTAFVLVGSIGSYAQTVNAYFETIRDNHAALTAFFSQMPKGGDLHHHYSGSIYAETFISYAIEHDYFINRKTLKVSDKQLSDDWVTFSTLRREGTLADYRQKLFQKWSVKDYNHVDYPSDKLFFETFSNFGIVSRADLDKGLLEIKNRAIKENVSYIETLFVNVPCETELGELTAFAKTLRNQQTSHDTVACLNLLDSLYTIIKANGIRECAVTYNREKLARLHHDLNIDDARFTMRYQSYVIRTLDPIELFKSMIAAFESATDSPLVVGVNLAAPEDNEVAMSDYWLHMVMFRFCHTKYPSVKISLHAGELALGLVKPEELTWHISSAVHLAGANRIGHGVDIPYEANCYDLLRYMHQQKIAVEINLFSNEFILKIKDDKHPISLYNDFGVPIVICTDDAGVLRSNLTDQYVLLAKRYKWVSYTDIKRFVFNSITYSFIEEESVKKALLADLNQRFIRFEKSIPAIRK, from the coding sequence ATGATTCTACGAATCGTTACAACCGCTTTTGTTCTTGTCGGCAGCATCGGCAGCTATGCCCAAACCGTAAATGCCTATTTTGAAACCATACGGGACAACCATGCGGCTTTAACGGCGTTTTTCTCGCAGATGCCCAAAGGTGGCGATCTGCACCATCATTACAGCGGGTCTATCTATGCCGAAACGTTTATCAGTTACGCGATCGAGCATGATTATTTCATTAACCGTAAAACCCTGAAGGTGTCGGACAAACAACTCAGCGACGACTGGGTTACGTTCTCGACCCTTCGGCGTGAAGGCACGTTAGCCGACTATCGGCAAAAGCTCTTTCAAAAATGGTCGGTGAAAGACTATAACCATGTCGATTACCCCTCCGACAAACTGTTCTTCGAAACCTTTTCCAATTTCGGTATTGTGAGCCGGGCCGACCTGGACAAAGGGCTTCTGGAAATTAAGAATCGGGCCATCAAGGAAAATGTCAGCTATATAGAAACCCTTTTTGTTAATGTTCCCTGCGAAACAGAATTGGGCGAACTGACAGCATTCGCAAAAACATTACGGAACCAGCAGACGAGCCACGATACAGTTGCCTGCCTGAACTTATTAGACTCACTATATACGATCATTAAGGCAAACGGTATACGTGAGTGTGCGGTTACGTATAATCGGGAGAAACTCGCCCGGTTGCATCACGACCTCAACATCGACGACGCTCGTTTTACGATGCGTTATCAAAGCTATGTCATTCGCACCCTTGACCCCATTGAGCTATTTAAAAGCATGATTGCGGCCTTTGAATCGGCTACCGATAGCCCACTGGTCGTTGGCGTGAATCTGGCTGCACCCGAAGACAATGAAGTGGCTATGAGTGACTACTGGCTGCACATGGTCATGTTCCGTTTTTGCCATACCAAATACCCGTCCGTAAAAATTTCGCTACACGCGGGCGAGTTGGCTCTGGGTCTCGTAAAGCCGGAAGAACTAACCTGGCATATTAGTTCAGCAGTTCATCTGGCCGGTGCCAACCGAATCGGACACGGTGTCGATATCCCCTATGAAGCCAATTGCTATGACTTGTTGCGCTATATGCATCAGCAGAAAATTGCCGTCGAAATCAACTTATTTAGCAACGAATTTATCCTGAAAATAAAAGACGATAAGCACCCCATCAGCCTGTATAACGACTTTGGCGTACCTATCGTGATTTGTACCGACGATGCGGGTGTGCTCCGCAGCAACCTGACCGATCAGTATGTACTGCTGGCCAAACGATATAAATGGGTTTCGTATACCGACATCAAACGGTTCGTATTCAACAGCATTACGTATAGTTTCATTGAAGAAGAATCGGTCAAAAAAGCACTGCTTGCCGACTTGAATCAGCGCTTTATTCGGTTCGAAAAATCCATTCCAGCAATTCGGAAATAG